One segment of Setaria viridis chromosome 4, Setaria_viridis_v4.0, whole genome shotgun sequence DNA contains the following:
- the LOC117854082 gene encoding 1,4-alpha-glucan-branching enzyme, chloroplastic/amyloplastic: protein MASPSLLSGGGGSRGRLRRRRKPKKITPSLRGREEVEGGKDANPAPAPAIKLEELPVLTRWDSLAAEMLCITSSSSSPVPLQPTRRPRAPSDRAAPPGIAGGGNVRLSVLSVQRDVRRSGPAKAKSKFATAATVQENKTMEATKDDVNHLPIYKLDPKLEKFKDHFSYRMKRYLEQKSSIEKNEGGLEEFSKGYLKFGINTNKDGTVYREWAPAAQEAQLVGDFNDWNGANHNMKKDKFGVWSIKIDHVKGEPAIPHNSRVKFRFKHGGVWVDRIPAWIRYATVDASKFGAPYDGVHWDPPASERYVFMYPRPPKPDAPRIYEAHVGMSGEEPAVSTYREFADNVLPRIRANNYNTVQLMAVMEHSYYASFGYHVTNFFAVSSRSGTPEDLKYLVDKAHSLGLRVLMDVVHSHASNNVTDGLNGYDVGQNTHESYFHTGDRGYHKLWDSRLFNYANWEVLRFLLSNLRYWMHEFMFDGFRFDGVTSMLYHHHGINVGFTGNYKEYFSLDTDVDAVVYMMLANHLMHKILPEATVVAEDVSGMPVLCRPVDEGGVGFDYRLAMAIPDRWIDYLKNKDDSEWSMGEIAHTLTNRRYTEKCIAYAESHDQSIVGDKTIAFLLMDKEMYTGMSDLQPASPTIDRGIALQKMIHFITMALGGDGYLNFMGNEFGHPEWIDFPREGNNWSYDKCRRQWSLVDTDHLRYKYMNAFDQAMNALDEKFSFLSSSKQIVSDMNEEKKVIVFERGDLVFVFNFHPKKTYDGYKVGCDLPGKYRVALDSDAFVFGGHGRVGHDVDHFTSPEGVPGVPETNFNNRPNSFKVLSPPRTCVAYYRVDEEAEGLEGKAETASSPEVIEVDATPSTEGYGEAADRMATSGGKKYGSTEDASGKKGRKLGRQSSDKSTK from the exons ATGGCCTCCCCCTCCTTGTtgtctggtggtggtggcagccgcGGCAGATTGCGACGGAGAAGAAAGCCAAAAAAAATCACGCCTTCATTGCGAGGGAGAGAAGAGGTTGAGGGGGGAAAAGACGCCAACCCAGCTCCGGCGCCCGCTATAAAGCTCGAGGAACTCCCAGTGCTGACAAGATGGGACTCACTCGCCGCCGAAATGCTGTGCATcacgtcgtcgtcttcctctccGGTTCCTCTCCAGCCCAcgcggcgcccgcgcgcgccttctGATCGGGCGGCGCCGCCAGGGATCGCG GGTGGTGGCAATGTGCGCCTGAGTGTGTTGTCTGTCCAGCGCGACGTTCGCCGGTCGGGGCCGGCAAAG GCCAAGAGCAAATTCGCCACTGCAGCGACTGTGCAAGAAAATAAAACTATGGAAGCTACCAAAGATGATGTCAACCATCTTCCCATATACAAGCTGGACCCCAAGTTGGAGAAATTCAAGGACCATTTCAGCTACAGGATGAAAAGATACCTGGAGCAGAAAAGTTCCATTGAGAAAAATGAAGGAGGTCTTGAAGAATTTTCTAAAG GCTATTTGAAGTTTGGGATCAATACAAACAAGGATGGAACTGTATATCGTGAATGGGCACCTGCTGCACA GGAGGCACAGCTTGTCGGTGACTTCAATGACTGGAATGGTGCGAACCACAACATGAAGAAGGATAAATTTGGTGTTTGGTCAATTAAAATTGACCATGTCAAAGGGGAACCTGCCATCCCTCACAATTCCAGGGTTAAATTTCGGTTTAAACATGGTGGGGTGTGGGTTGATCGGATTCCTGCATGGATTCGTTATGCAACTGTTGATGCCTCTAAATTTGGAGCTCCCTATGATGGTGTTCATTGGGATCCTCCTGCTTCTGAAAG GTACGTGTTTATGTATCCTCGGCCTCCAAAGCCTGATGCTCCACGTATCTATGAAGCCCATGTGGGGATGAGTGGTGAAGAGCCAGCAGTAAGCACATACAGGGAATTTGCAGACAATGTGTTGCCACGCATACGAGCAAATAACTACAACACAGTTCAGTTGATGGCAGTTATGGAACATTCTTACTACGCTTCTTTTGGGTATCATGTGACAAATTTCTTTGCAGTTAGCAGCAGATCAGGCACACCAGAGGACCTTAAATATCTTGTTGATAAGGCACACAGTTTAGGATTGCGAGTTCTCATGGATGTTGTCCATAGTCATGCGAGTAATAATGTCACAGATGGTTTAAATGGCTATGATGTTGGACAAAACACTCATGAGTCCTattttcatacaggagataggGGCTATCATAAACTTTGGGATAGCCGGCTGTTCAACTATGCTAACTGGGAGGTGTTGAGGTTTCTTCTTTCTAACCTGAGATATTGGATGCACGAATTCATGTTTGATGGCTTCCGATTTGATGGAGTTACATCAATGCTGTATCATCACCATGGTATTAATGTGGGGTTTACTGGAAATTACAAGGAGTATTTCAGTTTGGACACAGATGTGGATGCAGTTGTTTATATGATGCTCGCGAATCATTTAATGCACAAAATCCTGCCAGAAGCAACTGTTGTTGCTGAAGATGTTTCAGGCATGCCAGTCCTTTGCCGGCCAGTTGATGAAGGTGGAGTTGGGTTTGACTATCGCCTGGCAATGGCTATCCCTGATAGATGGATTGACTACCTGAAGAACAAAGATGACTCTGAGTGGTCAATGGGTGAAATAGCGCATACTTTGACTAACAGGAGATATACTGAAAAATGCATTGCATACGCTGAGAGCCATGATCAG TCTATCGTTGGCGACAAAACTATAGCTTTTCTTCTGATGGACAAGGAAATGTACACTGGTATGTCAGACTTGCAGCCTGCTTCACCTACCATTGATCGTGGGATTGCACTCCAAAAG ATGATTCACTTCATCACAATGGCCCTTGGAGGTGATGGCTACTTGAATTTTATGGGGAATGAG TTTGGTCACCCAGAATGGATCGACTTTCCCAGAGAAGGGAACAACTGGAGCTATGATAAATGCAGACGTCAATGGAGCCTTGTGGACACCGATCACCTGCGATACAAG TACATGAATGCATTTGATCAAGCAATGAATGCGCTTGATGAGAAATTTTCCTTCCTTTCATCATCAAAGCAGATTGTAAGCGACATGAATGAGGAGAAAAAG GTTATTGTATTCGAACGTGGAGATTTGGTTTTTGTTTTCAATTTTCATCCCAAGAAAACTTATGATGG GTACAAAGTTGGATGCGATTTGCCTGGGAAATACAGAGTAGCGCTGGACTCTGATGCATTTGTCTTTGGTGGACATGGAAGA GTTGGCCATGACGTGGATCACTTCACGTCACCTGAAGGGGTACCAGGAGTGCCTGAAACAAACTTCAACAACCGCCCAAACTCATTCAAAGTCCTTTCTCCACCCCGCACTTGCGTG GCTTACTACCGTGTGGATGAAGAGGCTGAAGGGCTTGAGGGGAAAGCGGAGACAGCTAGCTCTCCAGAAGTCATCGAAGTCGATGCTACCCCTTCTACAGAAGGGTATGGAGAAGCAGCAGACAGGATGGCAACATCTGGTGGCAAGAAGTATGGTTCGACAGAGGATGCTTCTGGCAAGAAGGGAAGGAAGCTTGGGCGTCAGTCATCCGATAAAAGCACCAAATGA
- the LOC117854083 gene encoding protein LAZ1 isoform X2 gives MYCFGRYLVACLGGEDRTIEFLKKEGGSGSDAPLLGQASEQRYVHHPFPMNYLLKPWPLGEWFYLVIKFGLVQYMIIKSICAILAVILESFGVYCEGEFKLNCGYSYTAVALNFSQSWALYCLVQFYAAIKDELAHIKPLAKFLTFKSIVFLTWWQGIAIALLFNWGLLRGPIAQELQFKSSIQDFIICIEMGVASVVHLYVFPAKPYELMGDRFVGDVSVLGDYASVDCPLDPDEVKDSERPTKFRLPQPDDCVRCSTGIKESVRDVVLGGGEYIVNDLKFTVNHAVEPINEKLHMISQNIKKHEKGKKKTNDDSCINSPTSMNRVISGIDDPLLNGSLSDNSGPKKARRHRKKSGYMSAESGGESSDHGLGGYEIRGHRWITRE, from the exons GTGGCGAAGATAGGACGATTGAATTTCTGAAGAAGGAGGGTGGCTCAGGTTCTGATGCACCACTTTTAGGCCAAGCATCTGAACAACGATATGTACACCATCCTTTTCCAATGAATTACTTGCTGAAACCATGGCCTCTAGGCGAATGGTTCTACTTGGTCATCAAGTTTGGGCTAGTTCAATAT ATGATAATAAAATCAATATGTGCTATTCTTGCGGTGATTCTTGAATCCTTTGGGGTGTACTGTGAAGGAGAGTTTAAGTTGAACTGTGG GTACTCTTACACGGCTGTGGCTCTCAATTTCAGTCAGTCATGGGCCTTATACTGTCTTGTTCAATTTTATGCCGCGATAAAGGATGAGTTAGCCCATATAAAGCCTCTTGCAAAATTTCTGACATTCAAGTCTATTGTGTTCTTAACATGGTGGCAAGGCATAGCAATTGCACTGCTCTTCAATTGGGGCTTGTTGAGAGGTCCTATTGCTCAAGAATTGCAGTTCAAGTCAAGTATTCAAGACTTCATTATCTGCATAGAG ATGGGTGTTGCTTCTGTTGTCCACCTGTATGTCTTTCCTGCGAAGCCATACGAGCTAATGGGTGATCGTTTTGTTGGAGATGTTTCAGTTCTTGGAGACTATGCTTCAGTTGACTGCCCTCTAGATCCAGACGAAGTCAAGGATAGTGAGCGCCCAACCAAGTTTAGGCTTCCCCAGCCAGATGATTGTGTGAGGTGTTCCACTGGCATAAAAGAAAGCGTCCGTGATGTTGTACTTGGAGGTGGTGAATAT ATTGTGAATGACTTGAAGTTCACTGTGAACCATGCTGTGGAACCAATCAATGAAAAGCTGCACATGATATCCCAGAACATAAAAAAGCACgagaagggaaagaagaaaacaaatgatGACAGCTGCATCAATTCCCCCACATCCATGAACAGGGTAATCAGTGGGATTGATGATCCTCTCCTGAATGGGAGCCTGAGTGACAACAGTGGTCCAAAGAAAGCGCGAAGGCATCGCAAGAAATCAGGGTACATGAGCGCAGAGAGTGGTGGAGAGAGCAGTGATCACGGCCTAGGTGGGTATGAGATCCGAGGGCACAGATGGATTACTAGGGAGTGA